In a genomic window of Arthrobacter woluwensis:
- a CDS encoding GNAT family N-acetyltransferase yields MILPPPTLDTARLRLRPFTEADGEDLFALNSDAEVLRYWDSPPWTERSAVERFLAGNRRMAEEGTGTRLVIERRSDHAFLGWITFNSWNPDFRSASLGYCLRQSAWGQGHATEAAGALLQWAFGALDLNRVQAEADTRNAPSARVLEKLGFVLEGTLREDCIVNGVVSDSWVYGLLRRDWEALNPVR; encoded by the coding sequence ATGATTCTTCCCCCTCCCACCCTGGACACCGCCCGTCTGCGTCTGCGGCCGTTCACCGAGGCCGACGGCGAGGATCTCTTCGCCCTGAACAGCGACGCCGAGGTGCTGCGGTACTGGGACTCGCCACCGTGGACGGAACGCTCCGCCGTCGAGCGCTTCCTGGCGGGAAACCGGCGCATGGCCGAGGAGGGCACCGGCACACGGCTGGTCATCGAGCGGCGGTCCGATCACGCGTTCCTCGGCTGGATCACCTTCAACAGCTGGAATCCGGACTTCCGGAGCGCGTCCCTCGGATACTGCCTCCGGCAGTCCGCTTGGGGCCAGGGCCATGCCACCGAAGCCGCCGGGGCACTGCTGCAGTGGGCGTTCGGCGCCCTGGACCTCAACCGGGTGCAGGCCGAGGCCGACACCCGCAATGCGCCCTCGGCCCGGGTGCTCGAGAAGCTCGGCTTCGTCCTGGAAGGGACGCTGCGCGAGGACTGCATCGTGAACGGCGTCGTCTCCGACTCATGGGTCTACGGGCTGCTGCGCCGTGATTGGGAGGCCCTGAACCCGGTCCGCTGA
- a CDS encoding GlsB/YeaQ/YmgE family stress response membrane protein yields the protein MTHDDAPRPRRTSPFRGARERARALRASGARVAAPWRRDPTDPRSGKKAHRNGRGLFVGAVIGGVLGYFAGRAIGQGALGIVFGALIGAAVLYRLNPGPSGRNRK from the coding sequence GTGACCCACGACGACGCCCCGCGCCCACGCCGCACCTCCCCCTTCCGCGGGGCGAGGGAGCGCGCACGGGCCCTGCGTGCGTCCGGCGCCCGGGTGGCGGCCCCCTGGCGTCGCGACCCGACGGACCCCCGCTCCGGGAAGAAGGCGCACCGCAATGGGCGGGGCCTCTTCGTGGGTGCCGTGATCGGCGGCGTGCTCGGATACTTCGCAGGCCGCGCAATCGGGCAAGGCGCCCTCGGAATCGTGTTCGGCGCCCTCATCGGCGCCGCGGTGCTCTACCGGCTCAACCCCGGCCCGTCGGGCCGGAACCGGAAGTAG
- a CDS encoding multidrug effflux MFS transporter encodes MSRRQKITYVLILGALTALGPFTIDLYLPAFPAIERDLGVSQAAVQLTLTGTTVGFALGQLLVGPLSDKVGRRVPLLCATALHILASIGASYSHDIVPLGIFRVLMGIGAAGGGVVSMAMVRDLFAGYSMVRMFAAMSLVNGLAPILAPVIGSQLLLITPWPGIFLFLAGYGALVILGCLFLVRETLPAERRRVSGTSVLSHYRVLFTDRIFVGVLIMAGMNFAGLFSYLSASPFLFERLYGFTPQQYGYLFGINSLGIVAGVQISSRLIRKVGPQWILAFATVGQIVSALLIIVADASHAGLLGLAIPLWFYIMCTGFCFPCVQVLGLASHGDRAGTAASLLGASTFLTAGLLSPVVGLLGTDSAVPMAAIMIACIGVGILSLWLIIRPRSVPAIA; translated from the coding sequence ATGTCCCGGCGGCAGAAGATCACCTACGTCCTGATTCTCGGCGCCCTGACCGCGCTGGGACCCTTCACCATCGATCTGTACCTGCCGGCGTTCCCCGCGATCGAACGGGACCTCGGCGTGAGCCAGGCGGCCGTGCAGCTCACCCTGACGGGCACCACCGTCGGCTTCGCCCTGGGTCAGCTGCTGGTGGGCCCACTCAGCGACAAGGTCGGGCGGCGGGTGCCGCTCCTCTGCGCCACCGCGCTCCACATCCTGGCCTCGATCGGCGCGTCCTACTCGCACGACATCGTGCCGCTGGGCATTTTCCGCGTCCTCATGGGCATCGGCGCGGCCGGCGGCGGCGTGGTCTCCATGGCCATGGTGCGCGACCTGTTCGCGGGATACTCGATGGTGCGGATGTTCGCCGCCATGTCCCTGGTCAACGGCCTGGCACCCATTCTGGCCCCGGTGATCGGCTCCCAGCTGCTCCTCATCACCCCGTGGCCCGGCATCTTCCTCTTCCTGGCCGGCTATGGCGCGCTCGTCATCCTGGGCTGCCTGTTCCTGGTCCGCGAGACCCTTCCGGCGGAGCGCCGTCGCGTGTCCGGCACCAGCGTGCTCAGCCACTACCGCGTGCTGTTCACGGACCGGATCTTCGTGGGGGTGCTCATCATGGCCGGCATGAACTTCGCCGGGCTGTTCTCCTACCTTTCGGCCTCCCCGTTCCTGTTCGAACGGCTCTACGGCTTCACCCCGCAGCAGTACGGCTACCTGTTCGGCATCAATTCGCTGGGTATCGTGGCGGGCGTCCAGATCAGTTCCCGGCTGATCAGAAAGGTCGGTCCCCAGTGGATCCTGGCCTTCGCCACGGTCGGTCAGATCGTCTCCGCCCTGCTGATCATCGTGGCGGACGCCTCCCACGCCGGGCTCCTCGGACTGGCGATCCCGCTGTGGTTCTACATCATGTGCACCGGCTTCTGCTTCCCGTGCGTCCAGGTGCTCGGCCTGGCCAGCCACGGTGACCGGGCCGGGACCGCGGCCTCCCTCCTGGGTGCGAGCACCTTCCTCACGGCGGGCCTCCTCTCCCCCGTGGTCGGGCTGCTCGGCACCGACTCGGCCGTGCCGATGGCCGCGATCATGATCGCCTGCATCGGAGTCGGGATCCTGAGCCTCTGGCTCATCATCCGGCCCCGTTCGGTCCCCGCGATCGCCTAG
- a CDS encoding phage holin family protein — translation MSGRHASTVRPQTSLKALPATARSAAQLLPRQIQDEITLAQMELKDKGVKVGIASAGFVAALLFVGLLVIALVVAAIMGLATIMPAWLSALIVSAAFLIIAGIGGLFGFLKLKSAMPLMPAEAIRGFKHDLGIVKEGSAFDATILDPESPAAKAAAEAKAAAKAKAREEAEAKAKQKLAEEGPAPTQQQIMARLDERRAHLTGIRDDLGVQLDVKTQAQGFVSEVKERAESVRESAQQRFAGATAGENGGIAGELAQRWKPIAVAVAAGTAFVVLLRKLIKS, via the coding sequence ATGAGCGGACGCCATGCGAGCACCGTACGGCCCCAGACAAGCCTCAAGGCGCTTCCGGCGACAGCCCGGAGTGCGGCCCAGCTGTTGCCCCGCCAGATCCAGGACGAGATCACCCTCGCCCAGATGGAACTCAAGGACAAGGGCGTCAAGGTAGGCATCGCCTCCGCCGGTTTCGTCGCCGCCCTCCTCTTCGTGGGGCTGCTCGTGATCGCACTGGTGGTCGCCGCCATCATGGGTCTGGCCACCATCATGCCGGCCTGGCTTTCCGCTCTCATCGTCTCCGCCGCGTTCCTGATCATCGCCGGCATCGGCGGTCTGTTCGGGTTCCTCAAGCTCAAGTCGGCCATGCCGCTGATGCCGGCCGAGGCGATCCGAGGCTTCAAGCACGATCTGGGGATCGTCAAGGAAGGCAGCGCGTTCGACGCGACCATCCTCGACCCGGAGTCGCCCGCCGCGAAGGCCGCCGCCGAGGCGAAGGCCGCAGCCAAGGCCAAGGCCCGCGAAGAGGCGGAGGCCAAGGCGAAGCAGAAGCTCGCCGAAGAAGGCCCCGCTCCCACGCAGCAGCAGATCATGGCCCGCCTCGATGAGCGCCGCGCCCACCTCACCGGCATCCGCGACGACCTGGGTGTCCAGCTCGACGTCAAGACCCAGGCCCAGGGCTTCGTGTCCGAGGTCAAGGAACGCGCCGAGTCCGTCCGTGAGTCCGCGCAGCAGCGCTTCGCCGGCGCCACCGCCGGCGAGAACGGCGGCATCGCCGGTGAGCTGGCCCAGCGCTGGAAGCCGATCGCCGTGGCCGTGGCGGCGGGCACCGCGTTCGTGGTCCTTCTGCGCAAGCTCATCAAGTCCTGA
- a CDS encoding DMT family transporter: MIWFAVILAILGAFCLAIGAQRQGSAVKADTGGLALGSSSFVRLLRNPRWLLGLALLAGGMIMNCIALISAPLTVIQPIGAIALVITTIVNSKDQGLKINRATVVAISACVTGSALFVLLAVNATQENHHVAASDELAVVLLLVLAVGVFGSLAVGFRHRLNAFVYILGAGVLFGFVAVLTRIIGRHLLDPNGQFLLNVPWYTVVAIAAAGGLGSWFVQSAYSGGPPDLVIAGLTVIDPIVGIAIGVTILGELRPDVQPVIGISMIAAACLAIVGVIALSRHHPEVTKRKKEAARKSAGKSA, translated from the coding sequence GTGATCTGGTTCGCAGTCATCCTGGCGATCCTCGGCGCGTTCTGCCTGGCGATCGGCGCCCAGCGGCAGGGGAGTGCCGTCAAGGCGGACACCGGTGGTCTGGCCCTCGGCTCCAGCAGCTTCGTCCGCCTGCTCCGTAACCCCCGCTGGCTCCTGGGCCTCGCCCTGCTCGCCGGCGGCATGATCATGAACTGCATCGCGCTGATCTCGGCGCCGCTCACCGTGATCCAGCCGATCGGCGCGATCGCGCTGGTGATCACCACGATCGTCAACTCCAAGGACCAGGGCCTCAAGATCAACCGCGCCACCGTGGTGGCGATCTCAGCCTGTGTCACCGGCTCCGCGCTCTTCGTGCTGCTGGCGGTGAATGCCACGCAGGAGAACCACCATGTGGCGGCGTCGGATGAACTGGCCGTGGTGCTGCTGTTGGTCCTGGCCGTGGGGGTGTTCGGCTCCCTGGCCGTGGGCTTCCGGCATCGTCTGAACGCTTTCGTCTACATTCTCGGGGCCGGTGTGCTGTTCGGTTTCGTGGCGGTTCTGACCCGCATCATCGGCCGCCACCTGCTGGACCCGAACGGCCAGTTCCTGCTCAATGTGCCGTGGTACACGGTCGTGGCGATCGCGGCAGCGGGTGGCCTCGGCTCGTGGTTCGTGCAGAGTGCCTACTCCGGAGGCCCGCCGGATCTGGTCATCGCGGGCCTGACCGTGATCGACCCGATCGTGGGCATTGCGATCGGCGTCACCATCCTCGGTGAGTTGCGTCCCGATGTGCAGCCGGTGATCGGGATATCCATGATCGCAGCGGCATGCCTTGCTATCGTTGGGGTGATCGCCTTGTCCCGTCACCATCCCGAGGTGACCAAGCGCAAGAAGGAAGCTGCACGGAAATCGGCCGGTAAATCGGCCTAG
- a CDS encoding glycosyltransferase, translating to MTSTDGSKPLTILIAADTYPPHVNGAAQFGYRLAKGMTARGHRVHVLAARPDKGKSYTEFRPEGTVHRIRSHAVPTHDSFRITFPWEIKKEIALLFDKVQPDVVHIQSHYMIGEHVLYEAVKRGIRVVATNHFMPENLNPFLPFPQWFKDIVGRISWKDMGKVMGQADVVTTPTPLAARAMHQHAFLHQVLPLSNGIDTPAYELQPGEVVEKNPYPTILFAGRLAEEKNIDVLIKAIARLPKELNVHLEIVGGGEVRPALEQLVASLGLGDRVRFLGLAPDDELRRAYIRADLFCMPGTAELQSLVTLEAMSASTPVVLANAMALPHLADDGVNGYLFEPNNVVDLTEKIRLVLDQPEEARKAMGDASHEMVQKHSLENTLKTFEDIYRGAAYEDLQV from the coding sequence ATGACGTCCACCGACGGCAGTAAGCCCCTGACCATTCTGATCGCCGCGGACACCTATCCGCCGCATGTGAACGGGGCCGCGCAGTTCGGCTACCGTCTGGCCAAGGGCATGACCGCTCGTGGGCACAGGGTGCACGTCCTGGCCGCCCGCCCTGACAAGGGCAAGAGCTACACCGAGTTCCGGCCGGAGGGCACGGTGCACCGGATCCGCTCCCACGCGGTGCCCACGCACGATTCGTTCCGCATTACCTTCCCGTGGGAGATCAAGAAGGAGATCGCACTCCTCTTCGACAAGGTGCAGCCGGACGTGGTCCACATCCAGAGCCACTACATGATCGGCGAACACGTGCTGTACGAAGCCGTGAAGCGCGGCATCCGTGTGGTGGCCACCAACCACTTCATGCCGGAGAACCTGAACCCGTTCCTGCCGTTCCCGCAGTGGTTCAAGGACATCGTCGGCCGCATCTCCTGGAAGGATATGGGCAAGGTCATGGGTCAGGCCGACGTCGTCACCACCCCGACGCCTCTCGCCGCCCGCGCCATGCACCAGCACGCCTTCCTGCACCAGGTGCTGCCGCTCTCCAACGGCATCGACACCCCGGCGTACGAGCTGCAGCCCGGTGAAGTGGTGGAGAAGAACCCATACCCGACCATCCTGTTCGCCGGCCGTCTGGCCGAAGAGAAGAACATCGACGTCCTGATCAAGGCGATCGCCCGGCTCCCGAAGGAGCTGAACGTCCACCTCGAGATCGTGGGCGGCGGCGAGGTCCGTCCTGCTCTGGAGCAGCTCGTGGCCTCCCTGGGTCTGGGGGACCGCGTCCGGTTCCTGGGCCTCGCGCCCGACGATGAGCTGCGCCGCGCCTACATCCGTGCCGACCTGTTCTGCATGCCGGGCACGGCGGAGCTGCAATCCCTCGTGACGCTGGAGGCCATGAGCGCATCCACGCCCGTCGTGCTGGCCAACGCCATGGCGCTGCCGCACCTGGCCGACGACGGCGTCAACGGCTACCTGTTCGAACCGAACAACGTGGTCGACCTGACCGAGAAGATCCGGCTGGTCCTGGACCAGCCGGAGGAGGCCCGCAAGGCCATGGGTGACGCCAGCCACGAGATGGTCCAGAAGCACAGCTTGGAGAACACGCTGAAGACCTTCGAAGACATCTACCGCGGCGCCGCGTACGAGGACCTCCAGGTCTGA
- a CDS encoding pyridoxamine 5'-phosphate oxidase family protein, which yields MMALDQDHPIEDLEPSDSWALLAASELGRLAVSVGDVPEIFPINYFVHDRTVIFKTAQGSKLVHLTINRNVALEADGYDAETAWSVIVKGTARTIQDTDHIEAARRLPLPSWIPTVKYLYVQITPHTICGRRFARGPETWQ from the coding sequence ATGATGGCGCTAGACCAGGACCACCCAATCGAAGACTTAGAGCCGAGCGATTCGTGGGCGTTGTTAGCCGCTTCAGAACTGGGTCGGCTGGCCGTCAGCGTGGGGGATGTGCCCGAGATCTTCCCGATCAACTACTTCGTCCATGACCGGACGGTGATCTTCAAAACGGCGCAGGGCAGCAAACTCGTGCATTTGACGATCAATCGGAACGTGGCATTGGAAGCTGACGGCTACGACGCCGAGACAGCGTGGAGCGTGATCGTGAAGGGAACCGCCCGAACGATCCAAGATACCGACCATATCGAGGCCGCACGAAGGCTACCCCTGCCATCTTGGATTCCCACGGTGAAGTACCTCTACGTCCAGATCACACCACACACCATCTGCGGCCGTCGCTTCGCCCGAGGACCAGAAACCTGGCAATAA
- a CDS encoding LapA family protein: protein MVSNPDPRDAFEQNPPSAPSVDAVVPPNPQTKGTQADPSKVRRAESGVTRAGLVWVAVVIGLILLVLMIIFILQNQQPVRVFFLGLDGTIALGMALLVAAVGGGLFVAAAGVARVVQLRMRAYRTRHGS from the coding sequence ATGGTCTCTAATCCAGATCCCCGAGACGCGTTCGAACAGAACCCGCCGTCTGCGCCGAGCGTGGACGCAGTGGTGCCGCCCAACCCTCAGACGAAGGGGACACAAGCAGATCCGTCAAAGGTTCGTCGTGCCGAGTCCGGAGTGACGCGGGCAGGTTTGGTGTGGGTCGCGGTAGTTATTGGCTTGATTTTGCTGGTCTTGATGATCATTTTCATCCTTCAGAATCAACAACCCGTGCGGGTCTTTTTCCTTGGACTGGACGGCACTATTGCGTTAGGCATGGCCTTGCTTGTCGCGGCTGTGGGTGGGGGCCTCTTCGTGGCTGCGGCCGGGGTTGCGCGCGTCGTGCAGCTGCGCATGCGTGCTTATCGGACTCGGCATGGCTCCTGA
- a CDS encoding alpha/beta hydrolase family protein gives MPERIQYGPGKDQWGDLYLPEGTARGVVVAIHGGFWRERHTAEDTVDESEDLAARGFAVLNLEYRRVSDSEGAGDGGWPATGEDIVAGIRALQDTAVSGLPIVLLGHSAGGQLAAWAAGQVGVAGVVSQAGPLALTESARLGIGDGATVNFLGATPEENPAVYEQADPLKNIPLSVPLIALHPGLDKIVPFSLSQQYVTAAQEAGADARLIQVEGDHLAIIRPGSEAYQVSVDAIHAILGHQLR, from the coding sequence ATGCCGGAGAGAATTCAGTACGGGCCGGGGAAAGACCAGTGGGGTGACCTCTATCTTCCGGAGGGGACGGCGCGCGGCGTCGTGGTCGCGATCCACGGCGGCTTCTGGCGGGAGCGGCACACGGCGGAGGACACCGTCGACGAGTCCGAGGATCTGGCGGCCCGCGGCTTCGCCGTCCTCAACCTGGAGTACCGCCGCGTCAGTGACTCCGAGGGGGCGGGCGACGGCGGGTGGCCCGCGACGGGTGAAGACATCGTCGCCGGAATCCGCGCCCTGCAGGACACCGCGGTGAGCGGGCTTCCCATCGTGCTGCTGGGCCACTCCGCGGGCGGTCAGCTCGCCGCCTGGGCCGCAGGTCAGGTCGGGGTCGCGGGCGTGGTCAGCCAGGCAGGTCCTCTGGCGCTCACCGAGAGCGCGCGACTCGGCATCGGGGACGGGGCCACCGTGAACTTCCTCGGTGCCACGCCCGAGGAGAACCCCGCGGTGTACGAGCAGGCGGACCCGCTCAAGAACATCCCCTTGAGCGTGCCGCTCATCGCGCTGCACCCGGGCCTCGACAAGATCGTGCCCTTCTCGTTGTCGCAGCAGTACGTCACTGCGGCGCAGGAGGCCGGAGCCGACGCCCGGCTGATCCAGGTCGAAGGCGATCATCTCGCCATCATCCGGCCCGGCTCCGAGGCCTATCAGGTCAGCGTCGACGCGATTCACGCGATCCTCGGCCACCAGCTACGGTGA
- a CDS encoding VOC family protein: MERVTGIGGHFVRSADPETLTAWYRDVLGLDLDQHGLWQQEAGPTVFAAFPADTDYFGSQTQQVMFNFRVRDLDAMLAQLRDKDANVVDDVQEMEGVGRFAWVIDPEGNRIELWQAE, translated from the coding sequence ATGGAACGCGTGACAGGTATCGGCGGGCACTTCGTGCGATCGGCCGACCCCGAGACTCTGACCGCCTGGTACCGGGACGTCCTCGGACTGGACCTCGACCAGCACGGCCTCTGGCAGCAAGAAGCCGGCCCCACGGTCTTCGCCGCCTTCCCTGCCGACACCGACTATTTCGGATCCCAGACCCAGCAGGTGATGTTCAACTTCCGGGTCAGGGATCTGGACGCCATGCTCGCTCAGCTCCGGGACAAGGACGCGAACGTGGTGGACGACGTACAGGAGATGGAGGGCGTCGGCCGCTTCGCGTGGGTCATCGACCCGGAGGGCAACCGGATCGAGCTCTGGCAGGCGGAATGA
- a CDS encoding TetR/AcrR family transcriptional regulator — MSNSANIEGGLRERKRAATRQAITAAARSLTAAHGLSGFTVEEVCEQAGISRRTFFNYFHTKEDAVIGAFSDELPHDALETFAANPRREEGRISGTLLEALFRFTVDVVTRSTVSPTEIRQLIAAIAAEPQLLGRLTAEGEARERQFAELVASREGLPVDHPEIVMAVAIFSAVCKKTNQTFFSEDNTTPYRELLARNLRAARALFDHSSDSFDAPSSDIPSSDTPEDRP, encoded by the coding sequence GTGAGTAATAGTGCAAACATTGAGGGCGGGCTCCGTGAACGCAAGCGCGCGGCGACGCGTCAGGCGATCACCGCGGCCGCGCGATCCCTCACGGCGGCCCACGGCCTGAGCGGTTTCACCGTGGAGGAGGTCTGCGAGCAGGCAGGCATCTCCCGTCGCACGTTCTTCAACTACTTTCACACCAAGGAGGACGCCGTGATCGGCGCCTTCTCGGATGAACTGCCCCACGACGCGCTCGAGACCTTCGCCGCGAACCCCCGGCGTGAAGAGGGGAGGATCTCCGGCACGCTGCTGGAGGCGCTCTTCCGCTTCACCGTGGACGTCGTGACCCGTTCCACCGTCAGCCCGACGGAGATCCGCCAACTGATCGCGGCCATCGCCGCAGAGCCCCAGCTGCTGGGCCGCCTCACCGCGGAAGGGGAGGCCCGGGAGCGGCAGTTCGCGGAGCTCGTTGCCTCCCGCGAGGGCTTGCCGGTGGACCACCCGGAGATCGTCATGGCCGTCGCCATCTTCAGCGCCGTCTGCAAGAAGACCAACCAGACCTTCTTCTCCGAGGACAACACCACCCCGTACCGCGAACTGCTGGCCCGGAACCTCCGTGCCGCCCGCGCACTCTTCGACCACTCTTCCGACTCCTTCGACGCCCCTTCTTCTGACATCCCCTCTTCTGACACCCCCGAGGACCGCCCATGA
- a CDS encoding MDR family MFS transporter, whose product MSTTTKAAQPLLLTQRRIWIIFSALIAGMLLSSLDQTIVSTAMPTIVGKLGGVEHQAWITTAYLLATTIVMPIYGKFGDVLGRRNLFLVAIGLFTAASVGCAFATDFWSFVIFRAIQGLGGGGLMILSQAIIADIVPAKERGKYMGPLGAIFGLSAVAGPLLGGFFVDHLTWEWAFYINIPIGIAAFAIAWFTLTLPNKKAEKRIDILGVLLLSAATACLIFFTDFGGKKDEGWDSPTTWLFGAGLLVAAVLFVLVERKAEDPIIPLSLFKNRIFINATAIGFTLGLGMFAAIAFVPTFLQMSSGTSAAVSGLLMLPMMVGLMGTSIFSGIRISKTGKYKMYPILGAVLTIAAMLWFTTLTAATPIWVICIQLFIFGAGLGLIMQVIVLVVQNAVPAEQIGTATSTNNYFREVGASLGVAVFGSLFTTRLADSLTKAFTGAGASTEQASQATKTLDPQTLSQLPSAVRDAIVNAYADSLAPVFWYLIPFIAVALLLAITLKQIPLSDTAGMVARGEAVGGEEAERLEAERLSGTPASDAPVLLVEDEHEKDDDAELASPRS is encoded by the coding sequence ATGAGCACCACCACCAAGGCAGCGCAACCCCTGCTGCTGACCCAACGAAGAATCTGGATCATCTTCTCGGCCCTGATCGCCGGGATGCTGCTGTCCAGCCTCGACCAGACCATCGTCTCCACCGCGATGCCGACCATCGTCGGCAAGCTCGGAGGCGTCGAGCACCAGGCGTGGATCACCACCGCCTATCTCCTGGCGACCACCATCGTCATGCCGATCTATGGCAAGTTCGGCGACGTCCTCGGCCGCCGCAACCTCTTCCTGGTCGCGATCGGCCTGTTCACCGCGGCGTCCGTCGGCTGTGCGTTCGCCACCGACTTCTGGTCGTTCGTGATCTTCCGCGCCATCCAGGGCCTGGGCGGCGGTGGTCTCATGATCCTCTCGCAGGCGATCATCGCGGACATCGTGCCCGCCAAGGAACGTGGCAAGTACATGGGCCCGCTGGGCGCCATCTTCGGCCTCTCCGCCGTCGCCGGCCCGCTGCTGGGCGGCTTCTTCGTGGACCACCTCACCTGGGAGTGGGCCTTCTACATCAACATCCCGATCGGCATCGCGGCCTTCGCGATCGCCTGGTTCACGCTGACGCTGCCGAACAAGAAGGCCGAGAAGCGCATCGACATCCTCGGCGTGCTGCTGCTGTCCGCCGCCACGGCCTGCCTCATCTTCTTCACTGACTTCGGCGGCAAGAAGGACGAAGGCTGGGATTCGCCCACCACGTGGCTGTTCGGCGCGGGGCTCCTCGTGGCCGCCGTCCTGTTCGTACTCGTGGAGCGCAAGGCCGAGGATCCGATCATCCCGCTGAGCCTGTTCAAGAACCGCATCTTCATCAACGCCACGGCCATCGGCTTCACGCTCGGTCTCGGCATGTTCGCGGCCATCGCCTTCGTCCCGACGTTCCTTCAGATGTCCTCCGGCACCTCCGCAGCCGTCTCCGGCCTGCTGATGCTGCCCATGATGGTCGGCCTGATGGGGACCTCGATCTTCTCCGGTATCCGCATCTCCAAGACCGGCAAGTACAAGATGTACCCGATCCTTGGTGCCGTGCTCACCATCGCGGCCATGCTCTGGTTCACCACGCTCACGGCCGCCACTCCCATCTGGGTGATCTGCATCCAGCTCTTCATCTTCGGCGCCGGCCTCGGCCTGATCATGCAGGTGATCGTCCTGGTGGTGCAGAACGCGGTCCCGGCCGAACAGATCGGCACCGCCACCAGCACCAACAACTACTTCCGCGAAGTGGGGGCCTCCCTCGGTGTCGCCGTGTTCGGGTCCCTCTTCACCACCCGTCTCGCCGACTCGCTGACCAAGGCGTTCACCGGCGCCGGCGCCTCGACCGAGCAGGCGTCCCAGGCCACCAAGACGCTGGATCCGCAGACGCTGTCCCAGCTGCCGTCCGCCGTCCGCGACGCGATCGTGAACGCCTACGCCGACTCCCTGGCCCCGGTCTTCTGGTACCTCATCCCGTTCATCGCGGTGGCGCTGCTGCTGGCCATCACGCTCAAGCAGATCCCGCTGTCCGACACAGCCGGCATGGTCGCCCGCGGCGAGGCCGTGGGCGGCGAAGAGGCGGAGCGCCTCGAGGCCGAGCGTCTGAGCGGCACCCCGGCGTCGGACGCCCCGGTCCTGCTCGTGGAGGATGAGCACGAGAAGGACGACGACGCCGAGCTCGCCTCGCCGCGCAGCTGA
- a CDS encoding SRPBCC family protein produces the protein MAQIQEEIDVRAPLWLSYEQWAEFELFPQFMKHLVSVERQEDAPALLTAEIDGKHRTIKTTIEEQRPDRLIRWDCSDGLESHGQLLFDSLEPELTRITVDVIWDPREPAEHTVSLFRLEPTSVREDLERFRAFVEKRHAERKKSRAHQDEAHPLTGPLLLKETRREPALVGEISTRLSGDDFPKDPSGTLPYGVGFASQDTPGSDRSPMTIVL, from the coding sequence TTGGCACAGATACAGGAAGAGATCGACGTCAGAGCCCCGTTATGGCTCAGCTACGAGCAATGGGCCGAGTTCGAGCTCTTTCCCCAGTTCATGAAGCACCTCGTGTCCGTCGAGCGGCAGGAGGATGCTCCGGCCCTCCTCACCGCCGAGATCGACGGCAAGCACCGCACGATCAAGACGACCATCGAGGAGCAGCGTCCCGACCGCCTGATCCGCTGGGACTGCAGCGACGGCCTCGAAAGCCACGGCCAGTTGCTCTTCGATTCCTTGGAACCCGAACTCACGCGGATCACCGTGGATGTCATCTGGGATCCACGCGAACCCGCGGAACACACCGTGTCGCTGTTCCGGCTGGAGCCGACGAGTGTCCGCGAAGATCTGGAACGGTTCCGGGCCTTCGTCGAGAAGCGCCACGCGGAACGGAAGAAGTCCCGCGCTCATCAGGACGAAGCGCATCCGCTGACCGGTCCCCTGCTGCTCAAGGAGACCCGGCGCGAACCCGCGCTCGTGGGCGAGATATCCACCCGGCTCTCCGGTGATGACTTCCCGAAAGACCCCTCCGGAACGCTGCCGTACGGTGTGGGATTCGCGTCGCAGGACACTCCCGGATCCGACCGCTCCCCGATGACGATCGTGCTCTGA
- a CDS encoding Dps family protein → MKASPELAHHLQTVLVDLIALGIQGKEAHWNVVGPNFRDLHLQLDEIVAASRLLSDRIAERLRALEAEPDGRSSTVTETTTLTEFPPGLVSTDAVVATIGERLQAAAATTRAVHDAVDEEDPTSADLLHDVLQTLEQLHWMLTAEHPELRNSSS, encoded by the coding sequence ATGAAGGCATCACCCGAACTCGCACACCACTTACAAACAGTGTTGGTCGACCTCATCGCCCTGGGAATTCAGGGCAAGGAAGCGCATTGGAATGTCGTGGGTCCCAATTTCCGGGACCTGCACCTGCAACTCGACGAAATCGTCGCCGCCTCCCGCCTCCTCTCCGACCGGATCGCCGAACGGCTGAGGGCGCTGGAAGCCGAACCTGACGGCCGCTCCAGCACCGTCACGGAGACCACCACGCTCACGGAGTTCCCTCCGGGCCTCGTGAGCACCGACGCCGTCGTCGCCACGATCGGCGAGCGGCTGCAAGCGGCGGCCGCCACCACCCGGGCCGTGCACGACGCGGTGGACGAGGAGGATCCCACGTCGGCGGACCTTCTGCACGACGTCCTCCAAACCCTTGAACAGCTCCACTGGATGCTGACCGCGGAGCACCCGGAACTGAGGAACAGCAGCAGCTGA